The Micromonospora krabiensis genome window below encodes:
- a CDS encoding Crp/Fnr family transcriptional regulator yields the protein MEVRLPEPGDALTGVEMFAGLEPEVRQRVIAAAVPRTYRKGQLLFVENDPGESLIVLRRGAVAVFRTAPTGERAVLSVIRPPDVLGEVSLLDASTRSASAEAIEDCTALALSRGAFMELVHSNPRILDAVMRSLGGLIRRLTEQNADHVFLDLPGRVAKTLVRLAGESQAPMITIELNQSQLAEMAGGSRQSVNQAIGSFANRGWLRTEGRRIVVTDVAALRRRAGMNDR from the coding sequence GTGGAGGTTCGCCTGCCGGAGCCGGGTGACGCGCTCACGGGCGTGGAGATGTTCGCCGGGCTCGAGCCGGAGGTGCGGCAGCGGGTGATCGCCGCCGCGGTCCCGCGCACCTACCGCAAGGGTCAGCTGCTCTTCGTGGAGAACGACCCGGGCGAGTCCCTCATCGTGCTGCGCCGGGGCGCCGTCGCGGTGTTCCGCACCGCCCCCACCGGCGAGCGGGCCGTGCTCTCGGTGATCCGCCCACCGGACGTGCTCGGCGAGGTCTCCCTGCTCGACGCGTCCACCCGCTCCGCCTCCGCCGAGGCGATCGAGGACTGCACCGCCCTGGCGCTGTCGAGGGGCGCCTTCATGGAGCTGGTGCACTCCAACCCGCGCATCCTCGACGCGGTGATGCGTTCGCTCGGCGGGCTCATCCGGCGGCTCACCGAGCAGAACGCCGACCATGTCTTCCTGGACCTGCCCGGCCGGGTCGCCAAGACCCTCGTCCGGCTGGCCGGCGAGAGTCAGGCCCCGATGATCACCATCGAGCTCAACCAGAGCCAGCTCGCGGAGATGGCCGGCGGCTCCCGGCAGAGCGTCAACCAGGCCATCGGCTCGTTCGCCAACCGGGGCTGGCTGCGCACCGAGGGGCGCCGCATCGTGGTGACCGACGTGGCCGCGCTGCGCCGCCGCGCCGGCATGAACGACCGCTGA
- a CDS encoding polyadenylate-specific 3'-exoribonuclease AS — protein sequence MVYRYFYDCEFIEDGLVIDLVSIGVVDEYGREFYAVSTEFDDSRAVPWVRRNVLDKLPSPADRAWRSRERIRDELYDFLVEPIRDRPNEQLELWAWYAAYDHVVLAQLWGSMPALPREIPRFTKELRQLWDDRGRPPLPDADAARHDALVDARHNLARWRAMTTR from the coding sequence ATGGTCTACCGCTACTTCTACGACTGTGAGTTCATCGAGGACGGCCTCGTCATCGACCTCGTCTCGATCGGGGTGGTCGACGAGTACGGCCGCGAGTTCTACGCGGTCTCCACCGAGTTCGACGACTCCCGGGCGGTGCCCTGGGTGCGTCGCAACGTGCTGGACAAGCTGCCCTCCCCGGCCGACCGGGCCTGGCGTTCCCGGGAGCGCATCCGCGACGAGCTGTACGACTTCCTGGTCGAGCCGATCCGGGACCGCCCGAACGAGCAGCTCGAACTGTGGGCCTGGTACGCCGCGTACGACCACGTGGTGCTGGCGCAGCTGTGGGGGTCGATGCCCGCGCTGCCCCGGGAGATCCCCCGGTTCACCAAGGAGCTGCGCCAGCTGTGGGACGACCGGGGTCGGCCGCCGCTGCCGGACGCCGACGCGGCGCGGCACGACGCCCTGGTCGACGCCCGCCACAACCTGGCCCGCTGGCGGGCGATGACGACCCGCTGA
- a CDS encoding pyridoxamine 5'-phosphate oxidase family protein — MSKDPSRTEETRRRVTGLIRDARICMLTTIALDGRQVSRPMALQDADFDGDLWFFAYADSAKIRQIRVNPEVNVAFSDQRRHSWVSLSGTAVEAYDRERAGRLWNPRLATWFPDGPDTPGLTLIKVHAGSAEYWDSPGSTVVNLLGSARAALTGRPPGSGENREVRY; from the coding sequence ATGAGCAAGGATCCGTCCCGCACCGAGGAGACCCGCCGGCGGGTCACCGGGTTGATCAGGGACGCGCGGATCTGCATGTTGACCACGATCGCCCTGGACGGCAGGCAGGTGAGCCGGCCGATGGCGCTGCAGGACGCCGACTTCGACGGTGACCTGTGGTTCTTCGCGTACGCCGACTCGGCCAAGATCCGCCAGATCCGGGTCAACCCGGAGGTGAACGTCGCCTTCTCCGACCAGCGCCGACACTCCTGGGTCTCCCTCTCCGGCACGGCCGTCGAGGCGTACGACCGGGAGCGGGCGGGCCGGCTGTGGAACCCGCGGCTCGCGACCTGGTTCCCGGACGGTCCGGACACCCCCGGCCTGACCTTGATCAAGGTGCACGCCGGTTCGGCGGAGTACTGGGACTCCCCGGGCAGCACGGTGGTGAACCTGCTCGGCTCGGCCCGGGCGGCGCTCACCGGCCGCCCGCCGGGGTCCGGCGAGAACCGCGAGGTGCGGTACTGA